In Candidatus Dependentiae bacterium, one genomic interval encodes:
- a CDS encoding DUF2339 domain-containing protein has product MSQKNSLVLIIDFLSNLFKLIIPAMSAFLFGYLMFRATPIISPMIALISVTSVAVLFIGMAFYLYHFKDDIYIAYGGAIAGVSLLYASFYQAYVSFALFKPIETFWHLTIIALAAAYAAVRFQGWLLAVLAIAMSLVTPSIVLVFLSRSFLAWYFVLFLLFSMLIAYWRGWFELAALSFLGFVMYNPLLFTFTDLEGKKGFLSIYQVFWIAAALFGIYTCIPYFYTLFWAKKRIFESISITVGGAYSFALVRYIIKTQLSMLEKLPFFIKLFVGKTLIMNDIHMYLFLLYGLIYALLFVLLYLVNRQAKVVLATLASLSVICTIGMFYTQTKATGILRYIMRLRRFLLQTIQVVIRQ; this is encoded by the coding sequence ATGAGTCAAAAAAATAGCTTAGTATTAATTATCGATTTCTTGAGTAATTTGTTTAAATTAATTATCCCGGCTATGAGTGCCTTTTTATTTGGTTATCTTATGTTTCGGGCCACTCCTATAATTTCACCAATGATTGCTTTAATATCTGTTACTTCAGTTGCTGTTCTGTTTATTGGAATGGCATTTTATCTCTATCACTTTAAAGATGATATCTATATTGCTTATGGGGGTGCGATAGCCGGTGTTAGTCTGTTATATGCATCTTTTTATCAAGCATATGTCTCATTTGCTCTTTTCAAGCCTATTGAAACCTTTTGGCATTTAACTATTATTGCTCTTGCAGCAGCGTATGCGGCGGTTCGTTTTCAGGGTTGGTTACTCGCAGTGTTGGCAATCGCAATGAGTTTGGTTACGCCTTCAATAGTATTGGTTTTCTTGAGTAGATCTTTTTTAGCTTGGTATTTTGTTTTGTTTTTATTGTTTTCGATGCTGATTGCTTATTGGCGGGGTTGGTTTGAATTGGCAGCTTTGAGTTTTCTGGGGTTTGTAATGTATAATCCGCTACTTTTTACTTTTACCGATTTAGAGGGAAAAAAAGGATTTTTGAGTATATATCAAGTTTTTTGGATTGCAGCAGCTCTTTTTGGTATTTATACCTGTATCCCATATTTCTATACATTGTTTTGGGCAAAAAAAAGAATCTTTGAATCGATTAGTATTACTGTCGGTGGAGCATATAGTTTTGCATTGGTGCGTTATATTATTAAAACGCAATTATCGATGCTTGAAAAGCTTCCTTTTTTTATCAAGTTATTTGTTGGTAAAACGCTTATTATGAATGATATTCATATGTATCTATTTTTGTTGTACGGATTAATATATGCGCTTCTCTTTGTACTTTTATATTTAGTAAACAGACAAGCGAAAGTCGTACTTGCAACATTAGCAAGTTTATCTGTTATTTGTACAATTGGCATGTTTTATACGCAAACGAAAGCTACCGGAATTTTGCGATATATAATGCGTCTACGTAGATTTTTGTTGCAAACTATACAAGTGGTTATTAGGCAGTAA
- the gspE gene encoding type II secretion system ATPase GspE, whose protein sequence is MFKKDVGDLLIEAGLITSDQRDQCKKESNESGAAITECLLAKKIITPEALAKALAAYVGAPYIDVVTDKMADITTLGKIPLKFLRENEVMPVVIDGKITTLTSNPMHFQPIDELSLLLGGNIGFAIAQPKTIIEAINKYYPLEGTKQMMQELAEEEPALEQVEFTDIDEGDIVSMAAEAPVIKLVNHILYQAVKQGASDIHIEPYEKEVGVRYRIDGVLYNIMSPPKRIQDALISRIKIMANLNIAEKRVPQDGRIDLRIAGKPYDIRVSILPVQFGERIVMRLLDKSRTFSNLKDIGFSDRDFAIITTAISKPNGIIYVTGPTGSGKTSTLYAVLGELNKPGVNIITVEDPVEYQTKGIGQVQVRSKIGMTFAAALRSILRQDPDIVMIGETRDQETAQIAIQAALTGHLVLSTLHTNSAPATITRLLDMGVEPYLIASSLELAMAQRLVRKLCPYCKKPYKPTLERLASIGLDEKTAKDITFYEPVGCEECAQTGYKGRLAIFEMMEVTSELAKLIMERADTSLLRQQAMKDGMTLLVQDGLRKIKEGLTTISEVLSVATVEVEVEEFE, encoded by the coding sequence ATGTTCAAAAAGGATGTGGGAGATCTGCTCATTGAGGCAGGTTTAATAACTTCTGACCAACGAGATCAATGTAAAAAAGAGAGTAATGAGTCCGGTGCTGCAATAACTGAATGTTTATTAGCAAAAAAAATTATAACACCTGAAGCGCTTGCAAAAGCATTGGCAGCATATGTTGGTGCACCGTACATTGATGTTGTTACTGATAAAATGGCAGACATTACAACTTTAGGCAAAATTCCGCTCAAATTCTTGCGCGAAAATGAAGTTATGCCGGTTGTCATTGATGGAAAAATAACTACATTGACCTCAAATCCTATGCATTTTCAACCGATTGATGAGTTAAGTTTATTATTAGGTGGCAATATTGGTTTTGCTATTGCTCAGCCAAAAACGATCATCGAAGCAATTAATAAGTATTATCCGCTTGAAGGAACCAAGCAGATGATGCAAGAGTTGGCAGAAGAGGAGCCGGCACTTGAACAAGTAGAATTTACCGATATTGATGAAGGTGACATTGTTTCAATGGCTGCAGAAGCGCCGGTTATTAAGTTGGTTAATCATATTTTATATCAAGCGGTAAAACAGGGTGCATCTGATATTCATATTGAGCCGTATGAAAAAGAAGTTGGCGTTCGTTATCGTATTGATGGCGTGCTCTATAATATCATGTCACCGCCTAAAAGAATTCAGGATGCATTGATTTCACGTATAAAGATTATGGCGAATTTAAATATTGCTGAAAAACGTGTACCACAAGATGGACGAATAGATTTACGCATTGCGGGAAAACCGTATGATATTCGTGTTTCGATTTTGCCCGTGCAATTTGGCGAACGTATTGTGATGCGTTTGTTAGATAAGTCCCGTACTTTTTCTAATTTAAAAGATATCGGTTTTTCCGATCGAGATTTTGCAATTATTACTACAGCAATTTCAAAGCCGAATGGTATTATTTATGTTACCGGACCTACCGGTTCCGGTAAGACGTCAACGCTTTATGCGGTGTTAGGTGAATTGAATAAACCTGGAGTTAATATTATTACCGTTGAAGATCCGGTTGAGTATCAAACAAAAGGTATTGGGCAAGTGCAAGTTCGTAGTAAAATTGGTATGACATTTGCAGCAGCTTTACGTTCTATTCTGCGACAAGATCCAGATATCGTAATGATTGGTGAAACCCGTGACCAAGAAACTGCTCAAATTGCAATTCAAGCAGCATTAACAGGTCATTTAGTATTAAGTACATTGCATACTAATAGTGCACCGGCAACCATTACTCGTTTGCTTGATATGGGTGTTGAGCCTTATCTGATTGCATCATCTTTGGAGCTTGCGATGGCACAACGTTTAGTCCGTAAATTGTGTCCATACTGTAAAAAACCTTATAAACCGACATTAGAAAGGCTTGCAAGTATCGGTTTAGATGAAAAAACCGCAAAAGATATTACATTTTATGAGCCGGTTGGATGCGAAGAATGTGCACAAACCGGTTATAAAGGTCGTCTTGCTATTTTTGAAATGATGGAAGTTACCTCTGAGTTGGCAAAGTTGATTATGGAGCGTGCTGATACCTCTCTTTTGCGACAACAGGCAATGAAGGATGGTATGACGTTACTTGTACAGGACGGTTTGCGTAAAATTAAAGAAGGTTTGACAACTATTTCTGAAGTTCTTTCGGTCGCTACTGTTGAAGTTGAAGTGGAAGAGTTTGAATGA
- a CDS encoding ABC transporter substrate-binding protein, which translates to MKKIYILLVSLIVPTINFTFFSNLPEISQYAASIDENPPIQGTTWANPDFSAYSRTLVQNWFNRFLYKINIKTPPSWNIKGFAHLLSKVTNDRENSGYIGRYVIKMKPQEGSTFIIWGDVQGAFHSLVRALEELFKRGIIDENLQIIKPDYYFIFNGDFINRSAYSLEVLGLILKLMDENSNKVFYIRGNHEDVDHWKNFNLKDDLIIRAASISNEDPPLGKEISSFFNTLPLALYLIGSEDDESINVIRISHYGRDKTELDEEKFTGFFEGTDKRIQLFQLNNKVKDSEKKINIRAIIKSESRSTIYRPTPGLAQLESDKGSTAWTLLSAPTESYRHLQDFYFDAFTFLNVGKTLNEWTITLYNQDVRELLGFKKNNTYNLVTGLQELRSDEESTSNDQLFTNLLRNTIEIEEKIKKLSQSCTLAQKSNEITPVDAKKEEKKDTLEVKPETEAAVVAPEPQTGMVVQNNTIVIGTSIPLERFAKMYGTNIQNGLMMPITNINNRGGVHNKSIKLITLDDEYTPDNTRENILTLLNEYKTNILLSPFGDPTLEAYQDLIKEEKVLVLFPNSGVGRGLKYVVHLRSSYAQQGKILVDYAIKNKDAKRIAILYQNDIWAKNAIEGAKEAFKKHNITDYLFVSSERYVLDLSEQAKKIKEFNPDAIGFYVLSIPTKELLNKVGMDFLTKKMLFGLDTLSEPRLEDFLKQKGLDMIISNIVPNPNASNINIVKEYRKDAANKGLEFNTISLEAYINSSVLIDCLKRLEKPINKDNLLEFIENIKNYEFKGLKLNFYDRGLLNTLWLNTGKPEWEEIDLLSYN; encoded by the coding sequence ATGAAAAAAATCTATATCCTACTTGTAAGCCTCATTGTTCCCACAATAAATTTTACGTTTTTTTCCAATTTACCTGAAATCAGTCAATATGCTGCGAGCATTGATGAAAATCCTCCAATACAAGGTACCACTTGGGCAAACCCTGATTTTTCTGCCTACTCTCGTACGCTTGTCCAAAACTGGTTTAATAGATTTCTTTATAAAATCAACATAAAAACCCCACCTTCATGGAATATAAAAGGTTTTGCACACCTACTTTCCAAAGTAACTAATGATCGAGAAAACTCTGGGTACATTGGCCGATACGTAATAAAAATGAAACCGCAAGAAGGCAGTACATTTATCATTTGGGGCGACGTCCAAGGGGCATTTCATTCCCTCGTCCGTGCTCTTGAAGAGCTTTTTAAGCGCGGTATTATAGATGAAAACCTACAAATAATTAAACCAGACTACTATTTTATTTTTAATGGTGATTTTATTAATAGATCTGCATATTCTCTTGAAGTACTTGGCTTAATACTAAAATTAATGGATGAAAATTCTAATAAAGTATTTTATATACGAGGCAATCATGAAGATGTTGATCATTGGAAGAATTTTAACTTAAAAGATGATCTAATCATTAGAGCTGCCTCAATTTCAAATGAAGACCCTCCCTTAGGCAAAGAAATTTCAAGCTTTTTCAACACGCTTCCTCTTGCACTTTATTTGATTGGAAGTGAAGATGATGAATCAATTAATGTTATAAGAATATCTCATTATGGACGAGATAAAACAGAACTTGATGAAGAAAAATTTACAGGATTTTTTGAAGGTACCGATAAAAGAATACAACTCTTTCAACTTAATAATAAAGTTAAAGATAGCGAAAAAAAAATAAATATTCGCGCAATTATCAAAAGTGAAAGTCGATCAACAATATATCGACCAACACCCGGCTTGGCCCAACTCGAATCAGATAAAGGATCAACTGCATGGACACTTCTTTCAGCACCAACTGAAAGCTATCGTCATTTACAAGACTTTTACTTTGATGCCTTTACATTTCTTAATGTAGGCAAGACATTAAATGAATGGACAATAACTCTCTACAACCAAGACGTCAGAGAATTATTGGGCTTCAAGAAAAATAACACCTACAATTTAGTAACCGGACTGCAAGAACTTCGATCTGACGAAGAATCAACAAGTAACGATCAGTTATTTACAAATCTCTTAAGAAACACAATAGAAATCGAAGAAAAAATTAAGAAACTTTCTCAAAGCTGTACTCTTGCTCAAAAAAGCAATGAGATAACTCCGGTCGATGCAAAAAAGGAAGAAAAAAAAGATACCTTAGAAGTCAAACCTGAAACAGAAGCCGCTGTGGTTGCTCCAGAACCACAAACTGGAATGGTCGTACAAAACAATACTATTGTTATAGGTACGTCTATTCCACTAGAAAGATTTGCTAAGATGTACGGAACAAATATTCAAAATGGCCTCATGATGCCCATAACAAATATCAATAATCGCGGAGGAGTACATAATAAATCCATAAAACTCATCACCTTGGATGATGAATATACTCCTGACAATACTCGTGAAAACATACTTACTCTCTTGAATGAATATAAAACAAATATTCTACTTTCTCCATTTGGAGACCCTACACTAGAGGCATATCAAGACTTGATTAAAGAAGAAAAAGTTTTAGTACTCTTTCCTAATTCAGGTGTTGGACGTGGATTAAAATATGTTGTCCATTTGCGCAGCTCATATGCTCAACAAGGAAAAATACTTGTTGATTATGCAATTAAAAATAAAGATGCAAAACGAATTGCTATTCTATATCAAAACGATATTTGGGCAAAAAATGCAATTGAAGGAGCTAAAGAAGCATTCAAAAAGCACAATATTACTGACTATCTATTTGTAAGTTCTGAACGCTATGTATTAGACTTAAGCGAACAAGCAAAAAAAATTAAAGAATTCAATCCTGATGCTATCGGTTTTTATGTCCTGTCCATTCCAACCAAAGAACTTCTAAACAAAGTAGGCATGGACTTTCTTACAAAAAAAATGTTGTTTGGCCTCGACACGCTTTCTGAACCAAGATTAGAAGACTTCTTAAAACAAAAAGGTTTGGATATGATCATTTCAAACATTGTCCCCAATCCAAATGCAAGTAACATTAACATCGTTAAAGAATACCGAAAAGATGCCGCCAACAAAGGCTTAGAATTCAATACAATCAGTCTTGAAGCATACATAAATTCTAGTGTTCTTATAGATTGCCTAAAAAGATTAGAAAAACCAATAAATAAAGACAATCTTTTAGAATTTATCGAAAATATAAAAAATTACGAATTTAAAGGCCTCAAGCTCAATTTTTATGATCGCGGACTATTAAATACTCTTTGGCTAAACACTGGAAAACCGGAATGGGAAGAAATCGATCTTCTTTCATACAATTAA
- the bamD gene encoding outer membrane protein assembly factor BamD: MKQIALILSLITITAIHAKDDLVKSEQTEKITTQEPKTTENQNPKTTQDQSTVTNEVLDEEPPRMLVFAPAPPTEYTKQKQELSQQFSRNLPDQDEARKRNKERKEKASYKKWMQKRRAPRKEHLTISQMNFHQLLQRKNELLLEGDYEVAIKYLEKMFRLTENAEQLVFIMLEWAELLMKTGQYAKAEKLFDDFIKLYPGNEYVEQAFVKAIECSWEQTANFDRDQTKTEDTLNLIKQFETRSAIYAKENIERVSEFKRMCQQKLVDSNLYVAQHYIGRGIYRSAHKRLDDARSNDLVVRPNIEPKLLKLEIELAQAEQNKTIEQTKLNELIEKFPDHEITLALKPTIQDIKQVTA, translated from the coding sequence ATGAAACAGATTGCTCTTATACTATCTCTGATAACGATCACTGCAATACATGCAAAAGATGATCTTGTAAAATCTGAACAAACAGAAAAAATAACTACACAAGAACCAAAGACAACTGAAAATCAAAACCCTAAGACCACCCAAGATCAAAGCACAGTTACAAATGAAGTTCTTGATGAAGAACCGCCAAGAATGCTCGTTTTTGCCCCTGCACCTCCAACTGAATACACAAAACAAAAACAGGAACTCAGCCAACAATTTAGTCGCAACCTACCAGATCAAGACGAAGCAAGAAAAAGAAATAAAGAACGAAAAGAAAAAGCATCATACAAAAAATGGATGCAAAAACGCCGAGCACCACGCAAAGAGCATTTGACTATAAGCCAAATGAATTTCCACCAACTATTGCAACGAAAAAATGAACTTCTTTTAGAAGGTGATTATGAAGTTGCTATTAAATATCTTGAGAAAATGTTCCGTCTGACTGAAAATGCTGAGCAATTAGTTTTCATCATGCTCGAATGGGCAGAACTTTTGATGAAAACAGGGCAATATGCAAAAGCAGAAAAACTGTTCGATGACTTTATAAAACTCTATCCCGGCAATGAATATGTTGAACAGGCATTTGTAAAAGCGATTGAGTGCAGTTGGGAACAGACTGCAAATTTTGATCGCGATCAAACAAAAACTGAAGATACACTCAATTTGATTAAACAGTTTGAGACACGTTCTGCAATCTATGCCAAAGAAAACATAGAGCGCGTTTCCGAATTCAAGCGCATGTGCCAACAAAAACTTGTTGATAGCAATCTCTATGTTGCTCAGCATTATATCGGCCGTGGTATTTATCGTTCTGCTCACAAACGATTAGATGATGCTCGCAGCAATGATTTGGTTGTCCGCCCAAACATCGAACCCAAATTACTGAAACTGGAAATCGAGCTTGCCCAAGCAGAACAAAACAAAACTATCGAACAAACAAAATTGAATGAATTAATTGAAAAATTCCCTGATCATGAAATTACATTAGCTTTAAAGCCGACCATACAAGATATAAAACAGGTTACTGCCTAA
- a CDS encoding prepilin-type N-terminal cleavage/methylation domain-containing protein, with translation MNIGQKKSLGFSLLEMLIVLALVSLTLYLSFGQLRFLKRGYACAELDSLYQTCLYMQRHAMVTGKTCDITLNLVDNSYQFNNQQCQLAQGIQFDVLPYVKGPPSTPTKLLSKPCSFKNNHISFSKDGSMSAGAVYITDVAHNCLYALSSSVSSYSYLRKYRYAGKWHQLD, from the coding sequence ATGAATATAGGTCAAAAAAAAAGTTTAGGGTTTTCTTTGTTAGAGATGCTTATTGTTTTGGCGTTGGTTTCTCTTACGTTGTATCTATCCTTTGGGCAGTTGCGTTTTTTAAAGCGTGGATATGCCTGTGCAGAGTTAGATAGTTTGTATCAGACCTGTTTGTATATGCAGCGTCATGCAATGGTTACCGGAAAAACTTGTGATATAACATTGAATCTTGTAGATAATTCTTATCAATTTAATAATCAACAATGTCAATTGGCGCAAGGTATACAATTTGATGTTTTGCCATACGTGAAAGGACCGCCGTCAACGCCTACAAAATTATTATCAAAGCCGTGTAGTTTTAAAAATAATCATATCAGTTTTTCAAAAGATGGGAGTATGAGTGCAGGAGCAGTGTATATAACTGATGTGGCACATAATTGTTTGTATGCGTTGAGTTCGTCAGTTTCGTCGTATTCCTATTTGCGCAAATATCGTTATGCTGGTAAATGGCATCAGTTAGATTAA